Proteins encoded by one window of Bryobacteraceae bacterium:
- a CDS encoding choice-of-anchor D domain-containing protein, translated as MKRLFQIPSIAALALMALPAIGQAQAPFSVRVALADSTSDIADGTPVTLAAGGIGQSASAGFSFSSTTSSIVQVNFIQLSGSSDFTLASVPAAPFSVERNGSFGIQVQFKASTSARTSGRLQINYTVDNRTGTLSFPLAGIAPEFIFSAIPQGANQILLNDGATIPFPDTAIDATSTAVIVAQNRGTYQGVFNSATVAGAGFATSGVPLSGTVVEAGREVRFSVTYTPKTFDPGAGTLALATADKRATFNLSGNAAGSRFTYEYFTDGAGMPVPPNGSIAVPDAQVGGDKTSVLVRFRNAGNADTRITTISVAGPGYSLSDAPLLPLLVPIGQTFSLTVNFLPTTPGRSIGRLRIGSDDFDLVSNALGSKLEFNFSANSISTPVASGGTVIFTPAAVGANSGVQFTMTNTGNSPTTVSSIGLAAPSTVFTLEGVPALPIQLEPNATAGFRVVFAPVALGTATATLRVDNLNFTLSGAGNAPPPLPAIRFDGASGAQAALAQPAIGLTIASAYPLALSGKLNLAFSSDVFANDPSVQFAAGGRSVDFTIPANSTRAVFPNNQTQIRVQTGSVAGTIVVTPDIATTAGGINLTPATPPQATLSVASGAPVVLQVSVASRTTNVLTLLVNGYATNRSVQRIDLRFTPTSGENVQTTQLSLPAEAAFLGYFQGQASQPFGSLFSATVPLTLQGDVTNVSSVLDTIQSVAVTLTNAVGTSPAVTLNLR; from the coding sequence GTGAAGCGTCTCTTCCAGATTCCATCGATTGCCGCCCTCGCTCTGATGGCCCTCCCTGCCATCGGCCAGGCGCAGGCTCCCTTCAGCGTTCGCGTCGCCCTTGCTGACTCGACCTCCGATATCGCCGACGGAACCCCGGTCACCCTCGCCGCCGGCGGCATCGGGCAATCGGCATCGGCCGGGTTCTCGTTCTCGAGCACCACATCGTCCATCGTTCAGGTGAATTTCATCCAGCTCAGCGGCTCGTCGGACTTCACCCTGGCCAGCGTTCCGGCCGCGCCGTTCAGCGTCGAGCGCAACGGCTCGTTCGGCATTCAGGTGCAGTTCAAGGCGTCAACCAGCGCGCGCACCTCCGGCCGTCTCCAGATCAACTACACTGTCGACAACCGCACCGGCACGCTGAGCTTCCCGCTCGCCGGCATCGCGCCGGAGTTCATCTTCAGCGCGATTCCGCAGGGAGCTAACCAGATCCTGCTCAACGACGGTGCGACCATCCCGTTCCCCGACACCGCGATTGACGCCACCTCCACGGCCGTGATCGTCGCCCAGAACCGTGGGACCTACCAGGGCGTCTTCAACAGCGCCACCGTCGCCGGCGCGGGCTTCGCCACCAGCGGCGTTCCGCTCTCGGGCACGGTCGTCGAGGCTGGCCGTGAAGTGCGCTTTTCGGTCACCTACACGCCGAAGACGTTCGACCCCGGCGCGGGCACGCTGGCCCTCGCCACCGCCGACAAGCGCGCCACGTTCAACCTCTCCGGCAACGCCGCCGGGTCCCGCTTCACCTACGAATATTTCACCGACGGCGCCGGGATGCCGGTTCCGCCCAACGGGTCGATCGCCGTGCCCGACGCGCAGGTCGGCGGCGACAAGACCTCCGTCCTGGTCCGCTTCCGCAACGCCGGCAACGCCGACACCCGCATCACGACGATCAGCGTCGCCGGACCCGGATACAGCCTCAGTGACGCTCCGCTCCTGCCGCTGCTGGTCCCCATCGGCCAGACCTTCTCACTCACCGTCAACTTCCTGCCGACCACGCCGGGCCGCTCCATCGGCCGCCTCCGCATCGGCAGCGACGACTTCGATCTCGTTTCGAACGCCCTTGGCTCGAAGCTCGAGTTCAACTTCTCGGCCAACAGCATCTCGACGCCCGTGGCCTCCGGCGGAACCGTGATCTTCACGCCCGCCGCGGTGGGCGCCAACTCCGGCGTCCAGTTCACCATGACCAATACCGGCAACTCGCCGACCACCGTTTCCTCCATCGGCCTCGCCGCCCCGTCCACCGTCTTTACGCTCGAAGGCGTTCCCGCGCTGCCCATTCAACTCGAGCCGAACGCCACGGCAGGCTTCCGCGTCGTCTTCGCGCCGGTGGCTCTCGGCACTGCCACGGCCACGCTCCGGGTCGACAACCTGAACTTCACGCTCTCCGGCGCGGGCAATGCGCCGCCGCCTCTGCCGGCCATCCGGTTCGACGGAGCCAGTGGAGCCCAGGCCGCCCTCGCGCAACCCGCCATCGGGCTCACCATCGCCAGCGCTTATCCGCTCGCGCTGAGCGGCAAGCTCAACCTGGCCTTCAGCTCCGACGTCTTCGCCAACGACCCCTCCGTCCAGTTCGCCGCCGGCGGCCGCAGCGTCGATTTCACGATTCCCGCGAACTCCACGCGCGCCGTCTTCCCGAACAACCAGACGCAAATTCGCGTCCAGACCGGCAGCGTCGCCGGCACCATCGTCGTTACGCCCGACATCGCCACCACCGCCGGCGGCATCAACCTGACGCCCGCCACGCCGCCGCAGGCCACCCTTAGCGTCGCTTCCGGCGCCCCCGTGGTGCTTCAGGTTTCGGTGGCCAGCCGCACCACCAACGTTCTCACCCTGCTCGTCAACGGCTACGCCACCAATCGCAGCGTCCAGCGCATCGATCTCCGCTTCACGCCGACTTCGGGCGAGAACGTCCAAACCACCCAACTGAGCCTTCCCGCCGAAGCCGCCTTCCTCGGCTACTTCCAGGGACAGGCCTCGCAGCCCTTCGGCAGCCTGTTCTCGGCCACCGTGCCGTTGACTCTGCAAGGCGATGTCACCAACGTCAGTTCGGTGCTCGATACGATCCAGTCCGTGGCGGTAACGCTCACCAACGCCGTCGGGACCTCGCCGGCCGTGACGCTGAATCTTCGGTAG
- a CDS encoding VWA domain-containing protein — protein sequence MGVLPFHKPHSTILTVTLAMAAPLVYAASGKRLASADFGESPATSATRQAGATLQSGAPQSFRLPVVSQPTLFTGVNAYLIAVPAGATKLEIQLVSSTPGVDVDLYVRAGADPDLVNGQVQAEFRAEGESGDESIIIDSAGWISSTEPRRSTPVLQAGNYHIAFGLRTLSTAVNATITATITGGNPQQPPPTQPPSVDLTGTWNWTASCPGATTTGQMQIQQTGASINGSFLGSEQGTLSGTVQANQFTFTRTWSTGSQTWTGTAGSSIGGQLTMQGNLTGTGGPCSFSGTIATAGGGTGTGGGGSTSSPLTVVITQEDNSECPAHKKVVASVTDSSGQAVLALGPSNFTVTEGSQMLQVDSVVCTSSGGSAAAGSVAIVIDRSGSLSSADLSAEKAAAKALVDQLPSTDAIAVYSFGSTVTLQQAFTTDKAAAKAAIDAISGGGNTLLYQAIIDASNALSSRSGRRAVVVMTDGVNSGSSPSDQDAINAAKTAAAPVFTVGFGSGINQTVLQKIATDTGGVFLRGADSSSLTQLLGRIGTVLTSQCTVSYVPSNPANPASITLTASDTAGGAQRTGSTTRTVTACAAPGGGNNGGGSGGSTTQPGCDYFVRPLEYSFGQAGGTAGGSAPANTTFNPPVLVTTRPECRWGSVANDAWITIEAGQSGQGDGAVSYRVAANSTGSARTGAVTIAGRTHTVRQAAGSSCSYTITPIGATISSSGGFGSIDVSATASDCPWMAVPQADWISLNSGQRSAAGVGNGSVTFAAGPNPNASTRTGTILIAGQTFTVTQNPTGTTAAPSIPGNGVVPAGSGTPPSLPGGAIAQGSFFTVFAYDVGPVNPEQATAYPLPTNLGGTEVFLRQGSTEVSAYIVFTSRSQINGIIPSNTPLGDVDMIVAFNGRRSNAVRIRVVRNNFNIFTTRAGAGPGIITNFVSQTNQPLNTRSTTAEPGQVVTIWGNGGGPIAAADNIAPPVGNLPFDFEVHVGGKPQKLLYYGRSSCCSALDQVVIELTADVPMGCAVPVQVRSGGSGAPWSNVATMAISKGGAACTDQGNPVSSLPQSGGAIGAVLLVQGRALIPLKTNAAPESVSADLGLAAFMTLPAGGALGFNSFTSFPPVGSCQAFAGNQDLSSLLGGGLPGLNNGPGGTQLDAGNEITVTSPSGRAVKLARTDDTASTGPYAGLLGGSIPFPGLTPGPAFLEAGTFGVSGTGGKDVGAFNATATFPALVTWTNRDQITSISRGQGVLLEWSGGGSDDRVLILGGATDQKTKAGAGFLCVAAGTDRRFQVPPSAMSNMPMTRGAALEDSFGILGIASLSLGGISPFTASGLDMGLVVPGTLDLRTVAVQ from the coding sequence ATGGGCGTTCTGCCTTTCCACAAACCTCATTCGACGATACTTACTGTCACCCTCGCGATGGCCGCGCCGCTAGTGTACGCCGCGTCCGGCAAACGACTCGCCAGCGCCGACTTCGGCGAGTCTCCGGCCACTTCCGCTACCCGCCAAGCGGGCGCTACGCTCCAATCCGGAGCCCCCCAATCCTTCCGGCTGCCCGTCGTTTCGCAGCCCACGCTATTCACCGGCGTCAACGCCTACCTGATCGCCGTGCCCGCGGGCGCGACGAAACTCGAGATCCAACTGGTCAGTAGCACCCCCGGAGTCGATGTCGACCTGTACGTGCGCGCTGGCGCCGACCCCGACCTCGTGAACGGCCAGGTGCAGGCCGAATTCCGCGCCGAAGGCGAGAGCGGCGACGAGTCGATTATTATCGACTCGGCCGGCTGGATCAGCTCCACCGAACCCCGGCGTTCCACCCCCGTCCTCCAGGCCGGCAACTACCACATCGCCTTCGGCCTGCGGACCCTCAGCACCGCGGTGAACGCCACCATCACGGCGACCATCACCGGCGGGAATCCGCAGCAGCCGCCGCCCACGCAGCCGCCAAGCGTCGACCTCACCGGCACGTGGAATTGGACGGCATCCTGCCCCGGCGCCACCACAACCGGCCAGATGCAGATCCAGCAGACCGGCGCGAGCATCAACGGTTCATTCCTCGGCAGCGAGCAAGGCACGCTTTCCGGAACCGTGCAGGCCAACCAGTTCACGTTCACCCGGACATGGTCCACCGGCAGCCAGACGTGGACCGGAACGGCCGGTAGCTCCATCGGCGGCCAGCTCACCATGCAGGGAAACCTCACCGGCACGGGAGGGCCGTGTTCGTTCTCGGGAACGATCGCGACCGCCGGCGGCGGCACCGGCACCGGCGGCGGAGGATCCACCAGCAGCCCGCTGACGGTGGTGATCACTCAGGAGGACAACAGCGAGTGCCCGGCGCACAAGAAAGTGGTGGCGTCCGTGACGGACTCCTCCGGCCAGGCCGTTCTCGCGCTCGGCCCCTCGAACTTCACCGTCACCGAGGGCAGCCAGATGCTGCAAGTCGACAGCGTGGTCTGCACCTCGTCGGGCGGCTCAGCCGCGGCCGGTTCCGTCGCGATCGTGATCGACCGGAGCGGATCGCTGTCGTCGGCCGACCTGTCGGCGGAGAAGGCCGCCGCCAAGGCGCTCGTCGATCAACTGCCTTCCACCGACGCGATCGCCGTCTACTCGTTCGGATCGACCGTCACCCTTCAGCAGGCGTTCACCACCGACAAAGCCGCGGCCAAAGCCGCTATCGACGCGATCTCGGGAGGCGGCAACACGCTGCTCTACCAGGCGATCATCGACGCCTCGAACGCCCTTTCCTCTCGCTCCGGCCGCCGCGCCGTGGTGGTGATGACCGACGGCGTCAACTCCGGGAGCTCGCCGTCGGACCAGGACGCCATCAATGCCGCCAAGACGGCGGCGGCGCCCGTGTTTACCGTCGGCTTCGGGTCCGGCATCAACCAGACCGTGCTGCAGAAGATCGCCACCGATACGGGCGGCGTTTTTCTCAGAGGCGCGGACTCTTCATCGCTCACGCAGTTGCTGGGGCGCATCGGCACGGTGCTCACCAGCCAATGCACGGTGAGCTACGTCCCGTCGAACCCCGCCAACCCGGCCAGCATCACGCTCACCGCGAGCGACACCGCGGGCGGAGCCCAGCGCACCGGATCCACCACGCGGACCGTCACCGCGTGCGCGGCCCCGGGCGGCGGGAACAACGGCGGCGGTAGCGGCGGAAGCACCACGCAGCCCGGTTGCGACTACTTCGTCCGGCCGCTCGAATACAGCTTCGGCCAGGCTGGCGGGACGGCCGGCGGCAGCGCTCCCGCGAACACCACGTTCAACCCGCCCGTGCTCGTCACCACGCGGCCCGAGTGCCGCTGGGGCTCTGTGGCCAACGACGCCTGGATCACCATCGAAGCCGGACAGTCCGGCCAGGGCGACGGCGCCGTCAGCTACCGCGTCGCCGCCAACAGCACCGGAAGCGCACGCACCGGCGCGGTTACCATCGCCGGACGCACGCACACCGTCCGCCAGGCGGCGGGATCTTCGTGCTCCTACACGATCACCCCCATCGGCGCGACCATCTCCTCGAGCGGCGGATTCGGATCGATTGACGTCTCCGCGACGGCCTCCGATTGCCCGTGGATGGCCGTCCCCCAAGCCGACTGGATCAGCCTCAACAGCGGTCAACGGTCCGCCGCCGGCGTCGGCAACGGCTCAGTCACGTTCGCCGCCGGCCCGAACCCGAACGCCAGCACCCGCACGGGAACGATTCTCATCGCCGGGCAGACGTTCACCGTGACGCAGAATCCCACCGGAACCACCGCCGCCCCGTCCATCCCCGGAAACGGCGTGGTGCCGGCCGGCAGCGGGACTCCGCCGTCGCTGCCGGGCGGCGCCATCGCGCAGGGGTCGTTCTTCACCGTCTTCGCCTATGATGTCGGCCCGGTGAACCCCGAACAGGCCACCGCCTACCCGCTGCCCACCAACCTCGGCGGCACGGAAGTCTTCCTGCGCCAGGGCTCGACCGAGGTTAGCGCCTACATCGTGTTCACCTCGCGCAGCCAGATCAACGGGATCATCCCGTCGAACACGCCCCTCGGCGACGTTGACATGATCGTCGCCTTCAACGGGCGCAGATCGAATGCGGTGCGCATCCGCGTGGTGCGGAACAACTTCAACATCTTCACCACGCGGGCCGGCGCCGGCCCTGGCATCATCACGAACTTCGTCTCGCAGACGAACCAGCCGCTGAACACGCGGTCCACCACGGCCGAACCCGGTCAGGTAGTGACGATCTGGGGCAACGGCGGGGGGCCGATCGCCGCCGCCGACAACATCGCCCCGCCGGTGGGGAACCTCCCCTTCGATTTCGAGGTGCACGTGGGCGGGAAGCCGCAGAAGCTTCTCTATTACGGGCGTTCCTCATGTTGCTCCGCGCTCGATCAGGTCGTGATCGAGCTGACGGCCGACGTTCCGATGGGATGCGCCGTGCCCGTTCAGGTGCGCTCCGGCGGATCGGGCGCGCCGTGGTCGAACGTCGCCACGATGGCCATCTCGAAGGGTGGCGCGGCTTGTACGGACCAGGGCAACCCGGTCTCGAGTCTCCCCCAGTCGGGCGGAGCCATCGGAGCCGTTTTGCTGGTGCAGGGGCGCGCGCTGATCCCTCTGAAGACCAACGCGGCGCCGGAATCCGTTAGCGCCGATCTTGGACTCGCGGCCTTCATGACCCTGCCCGCCGGCGGCGCGCTCGGGTTCAACTCGTTCACGTCATTCCCGCCGGTTGGATCCTGCCAGGCCTTCGCCGGCAATCAGGATCTGTCGAGTCTGCTCGGCGGCGGTCTCCCGGGGCTCAACAACGGACCCGGCGGCACGCAGCTCGACGCAGGCAACGAGATCACCGTCACCAGTCCTTCCGGACGCGCGGTGAAACTCGCACGCACCGACGACACCGCCTCCACCGGACCCTATGCCGGTCTGCTCGGCGGCTCCATCCCGTTCCCCGGATTGACGCCGGGGCCGGCTTTCCTTGAAGCCGGCACGTTCGGCGTATCCGGAACCGGCGGCAAGGACGTCGGCGCTTTCAACGCCACCGCCACCTTCCCCGCGCTGGTGACGTGGACCAATCGGGACCAGATCACCTCCATCTCCCGCGGCCAGGGCGTTCTGCTCGAATGGTCCGGCGGAGGCAGCGACGACCGCGTGCTGATCCTCGGCGGCGCCACGGATCAGAAGACAAAAGCCGGCGCCGGTTTCCTCTGCGTCGCCGCCGGCACGGACCGCCGCTTCCAGGTTCCGCCTTCGGCCATGTCGAACATGCCGATGACGCGCGGCGCGGCGCTCGAGGATTCATTCGGCATCCTCGGCATCGCGTCGCTTTCCCTTGGCGGGATCTCCCCGTTCACCGCCTCCGGGCTCGACATGGGCCTGGTGGTTCCCGGCACGCTCGATCTGCGCACCGTGGCCGTGCAATGA
- a CDS encoding alkaline phosphatase D family protein, with translation MIRGALPACLCAATLAAQSTSPRFPAGVASGEVTAYSAVLWTYTRSALDLEVELARDAAFSSTVFRASTSANAANGFTAKVEAWPLVPSTTYYYRWKAGFEVSDTGRFRTAPAASDTAGLRFVFAGDSDGTRIDGRPAYNEFEVLDAARREDPDFFVYLGDTVYTDSGKRSTGPAATLDEYRAAYLQNRTYPALLELMRSTSTYAVWDDHEFRNDFYPDGFGPALYRIGRQAFLEWMPVRDSFLPTGVECAGPPMLRVIRWGVEAVLIVLDERSCRSPSAARACRGSSGEPDLAPTLPASVRALAGLRDPVSPACLAAIADPTRTMLGRTQRELLFLVLRYFPARFKFVVSEVPMTRLYALPYDRWEGYAAERETILRFIAGNRIPNVVFVAADLHATVLSPLSVELDGETVPAATEIVTGPIAVDPLLSTLSSYPAFDPAYVKLLPPLAGVECADIEQMAYGVAEVDQGEARLAVKNKAGEILCEKVLGPPR, from the coding sequence ATGATCCGTGGCGCCCTTCCGGCGTGTCTCTGCGCGGCGACGTTGGCCGCGCAGAGCACGTCCCCGCGATTCCCCGCCGGTGTGGCCAGCGGGGAGGTCACCGCCTACAGCGCCGTCCTGTGGACGTACACGAGGTCCGCCCTGGACTTGGAAGTGGAGTTGGCGCGCGATGCCGCGTTCTCGTCGACGGTTTTTCGCGCCTCCACCTCCGCCAACGCCGCCAATGGATTCACGGCCAAAGTCGAGGCCTGGCCGCTGGTCCCATCCACGACCTACTACTACCGGTGGAAGGCCGGTTTCGAGGTGAGCGATACCGGCCGCTTCCGCACCGCTCCAGCGGCGTCCGACACGGCCGGCCTCCGATTCGTTTTCGCCGGTGACTCCGACGGCACGCGCATCGACGGACGCCCGGCGTATAACGAGTTCGAAGTGCTCGACGCGGCGCGGCGCGAGGATCCGGACTTCTTCGTCTACTTGGGCGACACCGTCTACACGGACTCCGGCAAACGCTCCACCGGTCCGGCGGCGACGCTCGACGAATACCGCGCCGCGTACCTTCAAAACCGGACTTACCCGGCCCTGCTCGAACTGATGCGGTCCACCTCGACCTACGCCGTGTGGGACGATCACGAGTTCCGCAACGACTTCTACCCGGACGGCTTTGGTCCCGCGCTGTATCGCATCGGCCGGCAGGCGTTCCTCGAGTGGATGCCCGTGCGTGACTCCTTCCTGCCCACTGGCGTCGAGTGTGCCGGTCCCCCGATGCTCCGGGTGATTCGCTGGGGCGTCGAGGCCGTGTTGATCGTCTTGGACGAGCGCTCCTGCCGGAGCCCATCGGCGGCACGGGCCTGCCGCGGATCCTCCGGCGAGCCCGACCTGGCGCCGACGCTTCCGGCTTCCGTGCGGGCGCTGGCAGGGCTTCGCGATCCCGTTTCGCCGGCCTGCCTCGCCGCCATCGCCGACCCCACGCGCACCATGCTCGGGCGCACTCAGCGGGAGCTGTTGTTCCTGGTCCTGCGGTACTTTCCGGCGCGCTTCAAGTTCGTGGTGAGCGAGGTGCCGATGACGCGACTCTATGCTCTCCCCTACGATCGCTGGGAAGGCTACGCCGCCGAGCGCGAGACGATCCTGCGATTCATCGCCGGGAACCGCATCCCGAACGTGGTGTTCGTCGCCGCCGATCTTCACGCTACCGTTCTTTCGCCTCTGAGCGTGGAACTCGACGGAGAAACGGTTCCGGCTGCGACGGAGATCGTGACGGGGCCCATCGCCGTCGACCCACTCCTGTCGACCCTATCGAGCTACCCGGCATTCGACCCGGCCTACGTGAAGCTACTGCCGCCGCTGGCCGGCGTGGAGTGCGCCGATATCGAGCAGATGGCCTACGGGGTGGCGGAAGTGGATCAAGGGGAGGCACGGCTGGCGGTGAAGAACAAAGCCGGCGAGATCCTCTGCGAGAAGGTGCTAGGCCCGCCCCGGTAA
- a CDS encoding sensor domain-containing diguanylate cyclase encodes MDLARLLMVHQDSQRLLELAQELGNSLKLPETLAAIATQFEALIPHDAFAIYHLHEGVLSPLLVQGEGSRALVGAGSGDSGALSRRTAESGEASMNGDPREDAPFMPLRSALSIPLAGDGGFRGALTIYRAAEGAFADQDLALAMTFRRKIAAAIENAITFQAVIQNSNTDELTGLPNGRALFMQLDGEVARGRRTGAFLALLTCDIYGFRRINERYGKPKADLLLQQVARLLREHCREYDTIARTGGDEFALLLPEFPRDAFEAKRNSVSTVARDAGRQVLGEDFVEFAVGWASFPEDGMDADALLAKAEGRLFEAKRQQKATPHAWVFSQKQPG; translated from the coding sequence GTGGATCTCGCCCGCTTGTTAATGGTGCATCAGGATTCGCAGCGGCTGCTCGAGCTCGCCCAGGAGCTTGGGAACTCGTTGAAGCTACCCGAAACGCTTGCGGCGATTGCCACTCAGTTCGAGGCGCTGATTCCGCACGATGCCTTCGCGATCTATCACCTGCACGAGGGTGTTCTGTCGCCGTTATTGGTGCAAGGCGAGGGGAGCCGCGCGCTGGTGGGCGCGGGAAGCGGAGATTCGGGCGCACTGAGCAGGCGGACGGCGGAATCCGGCGAAGCGTCGATGAACGGGGATCCGCGTGAGGACGCACCGTTCATGCCGCTGCGTTCGGCGCTTTCCATTCCTCTCGCCGGGGACGGCGGGTTTCGCGGCGCGCTGACGATCTACCGTGCTGCGGAGGGTGCCTTCGCGGATCAGGACCTGGCGCTGGCGATGACGTTCCGGCGCAAGATCGCGGCGGCGATCGAGAACGCGATCACATTCCAGGCGGTGATTCAGAACTCGAACACCGACGAACTGACGGGCCTGCCCAATGGGCGCGCGCTGTTCATGCAGCTTGACGGGGAGGTGGCGCGCGGGCGCCGCACGGGGGCGTTTCTCGCGCTGCTCACTTGCGATATTTACGGTTTCCGACGGATCAACGAGCGCTACGGCAAGCCGAAGGCGGATCTGCTGCTGCAGCAGGTGGCGCGTCTCCTGCGGGAGCACTGCCGCGAGTACGACACGATCGCGCGCACGGGTGGCGACGAGTTCGCACTGCTGCTGCCGGAGTTCCCGCGCGACGCGTTCGAGGCCAAACGGAATTCCGTGTCCACCGTCGCCCGCGATGCGGGGAGACAGGTGCTTGGGGAAGACTTCGTCGAGTTCGCCGTCGGCTGGGCCTCGTTCCCGGAAGACGGGATGGACGCCGACGCTCTGCTCGCCAAGGCCGAAGGACGTCTGTTCGAAGCAAAGCGCCAGCAGAAGGCCACTCCGCACGCCTGGGTGTTCAGTCAGAAACAGCCGGGCTGA
- a CDS encoding cupin domain-containing protein has protein sequence MPAFQWLIDPLPPRQFDREYWETRPLVIQRAAPDYYSDLLSLDVVDEILSCSGIHGPYVRVVHGGRIVNIPPRNGRGVFERANATEELFAELRQGATVVLQSLQEGWPPLRRFCQSLAGEFSAAFQVNVYLTPAGTQGLMPHYDTHDVFVLQIHGTKHWRIFDEAIRLPLQNQVHENQFRDRDDPAQTLDLHPGDMIYLPRGWGHAARTNDDLSIHITLGVHPINWAMTVLKAAEDIVASEPRFRESLPIAFARDDGRRRDAERRLTALLDDLRARMDAGSMVANAARDAQLGRQPALRGQLLDFVRARSLDEQTTLRRREQVEGRLSKSNGEVSLLFHGKSLTFPARVEPELSYMCESEGGFEPGSLPGDLDTEGRLTLTRRLVNEGFLTVEEPARSAQTPASNSRSS, from the coding sequence ATGCCCGCCTTCCAATGGCTGATCGATCCGCTGCCGCCGCGGCAGTTTGACCGGGAATACTGGGAAACCAGGCCGCTCGTCATTCAGCGTGCCGCGCCGGACTATTACAGCGACTTACTCTCGCTCGATGTCGTCGACGAGATACTCTCCTGCTCCGGCATCCACGGTCCGTATGTACGAGTGGTCCACGGCGGCCGCATCGTCAACATCCCGCCGCGAAACGGCCGCGGGGTGTTCGAGCGCGCCAATGCCACCGAAGAGCTGTTCGCCGAACTGCGCCAGGGAGCCACCGTCGTGCTGCAGTCGCTCCAGGAAGGCTGGCCCCCGCTGCGGCGTTTCTGCCAGTCGCTCGCCGGCGAGTTCTCCGCCGCCTTCCAGGTGAACGTCTACCTGACGCCCGCCGGAACTCAGGGTCTGATGCCGCACTACGACACGCACGATGTCTTCGTGCTGCAGATCCACGGAACCAAGCACTGGCGGATCTTCGACGAGGCCATTCGCCTGCCGCTCCAGAACCAGGTCCACGAGAACCAGTTCCGCGACCGTGACGATCCGGCCCAGACCCTCGACCTGCATCCCGGCGACATGATCTACCTGCCGCGAGGCTGGGGCCACGCCGCGCGCACCAACGACGATCTCTCGATCCACATCACCCTCGGCGTTCACCCGATCAACTGGGCCATGACCGTTCTCAAAGCCGCCGAAGACATCGTCGCCAGCGAGCCGCGCTTCCGCGAATCGCTGCCCATTGCTTTCGCTCGCGACGATGGGCGCCGCCGCGATGCGGAGCGCCGCCTCACCGCCCTGCTCGACGACCTTCGCGCCCGGATGGACGCCGGGTCCATGGTGGCGAACGCCGCCCGCGACGCACAACTCGGACGCCAGCCGGCGCTTCGCGGCCAGCTCCTCGACTTCGTCCGCGCGCGCAGTCTCGATGAACAGACAACCCTCCGGCGCCGCGAACAAGTCGAAGGCCGCCTCAGTAAGTCCAACGGCGAAGTGAGCCTGCTCTTCCACGGAAAATCCCTGACGTTCCCCGCCCGCGTCGAGCCGGAGCTCTCCTACATGTGCGAGTCCGAGGGCGGCTTCGAGCCGGGCTCCCTCCCCGGCGACCTCGACACCGAAGGCCGCCTCACCCTGACCCGGCGTCTGGTGAATGAAGGCTTCCTGACCGTCGAGGAACCCGCGCGGTCTGCTCAAACGCCCGCGTCAAACAGCCGATCGAGCTGA